From Brachyspira sp. SAP_772, the proteins below share one genomic window:
- a CDS encoding thiamine pyrophosphate-binding protein: MNIKVSDYIANFLISKGIEYVYEMVGGMSLHLSNSFYKNGKIKVIPMKHEQSASFACVGYSSVTNKPAVAMGISGPGAINMIGGIASSYYDSIPSLFISGQVNQSELKNNKNIRQ, encoded by the coding sequence ATGAATATAAAAGTATCAGATTATATAGCAAATTTTTTAATTTCTAAAGGTATAGAATATGTTTATGAAATGGTTGGAGGTATGAGTTTACATTTAAGTAATTCATTTTATAAAAATGGAAAAATTAAAGTTATACCTATGAAACATGAACAATCTGCCTCTTTTGCTTGTGTAGGATATTCTAGTGTTACTAATAAGCCAGCTGTTGCTATGGGAATATCTGGTCCTGGTGCAATTAATATGATTGGTGGTATAGCAAGTAGTTACTATGATAGTATACCATCATTATTTATTTCTGGTCAGGTTAATCAATCTGAATTGAAAAATAATAAAAACATAAGACAGTT